A region of the Candidatus Methanoperedens sp. genome:
ACTTCTGTATTTGGAGGCCCCATGGAAATAACCGCTATGCGAAAGCCGTATTTTTCTTTAAGCCTGAGACTTTCTTCCAGGGCATAGGTATCAAACGGATTTATTATGAACGGTACACCCTCTCTTATCAAAGTACCGGTGACCGGGTCAACTTTTACCTGGGTAGTATCCGGTACCTGTTTTACACATGTAACGATTAACATTTTAAATTATCCCTCAGCATATACTTATATTCTTTATACAACCATAAAAATTATTGCTTCCTTAATATCAATTTGCCTCCCTGTTTCAGGTCAAGCATGCTCCTTGTATTGTAATCTTATCAGGTCTTAATGAGTGCATGGTATTCTCTCATAATCTAATGTTCCCCGTTTTTAATATCATAATAATACTTATAATGTATAAAAGTATCTATATATCGTAATAATCAGTGCATAAAAAAGAAGGAAAAAGTTAAGGTTAATGGAAGTGTGTAAAAAGCGGGACGTCAAATATTGTCGTTGAATATACGGGATGTTAAGGAATGATTCTAAAAGCAGTGATTTTTGATATGGATGGTGTGCTTATTGATTCTATGCCCTATCATGCGGATGCATGGATAGCTGTTTTTGCAAGGGTGGGTATTAAAGTCAAGAGGGATGATATCTATAAGATGGAAGGTTCAAACCATGTTGGAATAATCAGGATGGTATTTGAAAAAGTAGGACGGATACCTGAACCTGAGGACTTTGATAAACTTGCAGAGGAAAAAAAGAAGATATTTTCAAAAATCAACAAGGCGACTGTTTTTGAAGGAATATATGAATTGATCGACGACTTAAAAAACAAATATGATCTTGCGGTCGTATCCGGCTCTGATAAAACAGTTGTCAAAGAGTTAATTGAGTACTTTTTCCCGGATATATTTTCTGTAATGGTGACAGGAAACGATGTTATTGAGGGAAAGCCATCGCCCCTGCCTTATTTAAAAGCTGTTGAAATGCTAAAAGTCAGAAAAGATGAATGTATCGTTATCGAAAATGCGCCCCTGGGTGTTGAATCTGCAAAAAGGGCGGGCCTGTACTGTATAGCAATCCCAACGTACGTGGAACCGGAATTATTGGAGGATGCAGATATTGTGCTTCCAGACCATGCAAGGTTGAAAGAATGTATATCGAAATTTGACATTCAATTTAAAAGCCATTTCCACATGGGCAAGTAATTTATGATCTTTCCATTTTTTTCAATACTTTTCTCCTCATCTTCCGTTAAAATAATTCCTTCATTAACATCAAGTTCCTCCATAGCATATTCCAACGCCCTTTCTTCGCGCCTCTGCGTAACGTCGTTCCTTACATCCCATGCGACCTGGATAAGCTCTGTGATTTTTTGGCCAGCTTTTACTACAAAATCAACTTCATAACCATCCTGGTTCTTCCAGTAGTAAACATCAATATTGCGTCGCTTAAGTTCAACGAAAACAACCGTCTCCGCAAGCCTTCCTGTGTCATTAGAAAAACGCAGACAGACGGCATTCCTGATGCCCGTATCCACAGGGTATGTTTTTTTATTCTGCTTGAACTGTGTCTTCAATTTGAATGAAAAAATGGGAAGGTCATGTATCAAAAGGGATTCTTTCAGATAGCCGATATATTTCTCAGCAGTCTCAACAGCAGTGTCAGTAGCTTTCGCCACGCTGTTACTTGAGTATTGCGCTCCGGGATTTGTCAGTAAAAAGCGGCATATCTTGTCTGTTATCTCAAAGGTTGCACCATATCTGGAAGAAATATCCCTTGCAAGAATGTCATTGTAAAGCATAGTGAGCACCTGTTTTCGTCCGAAATCATCGAGTCCTGCTGTTTCAGGAAAGCCCCCGGCTTCAAGATATGCGCTCAGGTAATGGAGTAGCTTGTCTTTATTGTAAGCCAGGTATTCAGGACTGAAATCCTCCCACCCTCTTTTTTTTAGATATTCCCTGAAGGAAAAAGGTGTAGCTCCAAAGGTTATATGCCTGCCTGTCAGGACTCTTCCCATATCCTGTGAAAGCAGGCTTGCAGATGAGCCTGAAATGAATATTCTCCGGAATTTTTTTGTGTCGTAAAGCGTCCTTACCCAGCGTTCCCATCCTGCTTTTTGCTGTATCTCATCAAGGAATATGTGGGAAGTATCAGGATTTATTTTAAATATCTCCTTCTGGAGTTCGGGAAATGTGGCAGCATTTATTGATGGGTCATCGAAGTTCAGGAACATGATGTCCTTTGCCCGCACTCCCTGGGAGGTCAGATGCTCTGCCACCTGATAG
Encoded here:
- a CDS encoding HAD family phosphatase gives rise to the protein MLKAVIFDMDGVLIDSMPYHADAWIAVFARVGIKVKRDDIYKMEGSNHVGIIRMVFEKVGRIPEPEDFDKLAEEKKKIFSKINKATVFEGIYELIDDLKNKYDLAVVSGSDKTVVKELIEYFFPDIFSVMVTGNDVIEGKPSPLPYLKAVEMLKVRKDECIVIENAPLGVESAKRAGLYCIAIPTYVEPELLEDADIVLPDHARLKECISKFDIQFKSHFHMGK
- a CDS encoding ATP-binding protein, which translates into the protein MLDQSIRSWNPWWAQKMPPSLTGIRRDITDDIIKSLGTPHIKDIIGVRRCGKTTILYQVAEHLTSQGVRAKDIMFLNFDDPSINAATFPELQKEIFKINPDTSHIFLDEIQQKAGWERWVRTLYDTKKFRRIFISGSSASLLSQDMGRVLTGRHITFGATPFSFREYLKKRGWEDFSPEYLAYNKDKLLHYLSAYLEAGGFPETAGLDDFGRKQVLTMLYNDILARDISSRYGATFEITDKICRFLLTNPGAQYSSNSVAKATDTAVETAEKYIGYLKESLLIHDLPIFSFKLKTQFKQNKKTYPVDTGIRNAVCLRFSNDTGRLAETVVFVELKRRNIDVYYWKNQDGYEVDFVVKAGQKITELIQVAWDVRNDVTQRREERALEYAMEELDVNEGIILTEDEEKSIEKNGKIINYLPMWKWLLN